In Bos taurus isolate L1 Dominette 01449 registration number 42190680 breed Hereford chromosome 17, ARS-UCD2.0, whole genome shotgun sequence, the genomic window taaccactggaccatcagggaagtgccTACAACCCAATTTTTAAACGGGCAAGGGATTTAAAAAGACTTTTCTCCAAACCagacacaaatggccaataagtacgTGAAAAGAAGTCAGTATCATTAGCCATGAGGAAAATGCATGTCCAAACTACACCGAGATGCCACTGCACCTCCACTAGGGCATCTGCAACCACACACAGACAATAACACGTGTAGGAGAAGACGTGGAGACATCGGAGCCCGTGTGCACTGCTGGTGGCAATGGAAGAGGGTACATTCAGCCACTTTAGGAAAAAGAATGTCTCTTCCTCGAATGGTGAACGTAGAAATCTCAGACAACCAGCAatgccactcctgggcatgtacgCAAGAGAACTGAAATCATATAATCACATAAAAACTTGCACACAGATATTCACAGAAGCATTCATTCACAATAGCCCAAATGTAGAAGTAACGCAAtagtccatcaacagaaaatggattttaaaatgtgGTCTGTCCATACGATAGAATATTATCCAGCCAGAAAGAGAGATGAAGTACTAACGCGTGCTACAACATGGACGAACCTCAAAATCATTATGCTCCATGCAAGTCAGTCAGAAAAGGCCACGTATGATccctttatatgaaatgtccagaaatggtgaatccatagagacagagagtggattagtggttgccaggggctgggggatcTGGGGACAGACAAGAAGTGATAGCTTATGGATAGGGTTTCTTAGGGGGGacgaaaatatttttttaactatcAAACAGATGATTTCACCCTCTTATAAATATACTTAAACCACTGGATtatgttttttattatatttactttttatttatttattatttttggctgggctagCTCTTCAcggctgcatgcaggcttttctccggctgtggccagcaggggctactcttcatttgCGGAGAACAGGTTTCGCACTGTGGTGGCctatcttgttgcagagcacgggctctaaggcACGCGGGCTCCAGCAGTTGGATATAAGTCCATGCATTATATACACTTTAAATGCACttgatggggacttccctagtggcacgGTGGATAGGAATCGGCCTGCCAACGAGGGGAACGCAGGTTTGGTCTCTGGCTCGGGGAgcattccacatgcctcggagcaactaagcccatgtgccacaattacggAAGCCCTCatgccgagagcctgtgctccgcaacaagagaagccaccttgatgagaagcccacgcactgcacgAAGAGTGCAGTTCCCGGCTCACAGGGACTGAAGACAGCTTgcacaaagcaacgaagacccacggcagccaaagataaataaataaagtaaatttaaatgCACTTGATGACATGTGAATTGCATCTCGATTGTGAAAGTGCAGGGCCAAATGCTGCCTACTAACTACATGGCCGGTGCCGTAATTCCGTGGACGGGGCGCGCCAATGCCCGGCCCACAGCGGGTGTCCAGTGAGCACTTACCCACCAGCCACTGGGGCAGACGACGGCACACATCTGTTTAGGTCACAGGGTGACTCTGAGGGCAGTTGGGAAACTCACGTTACATAAACGCCGGGTGAGCAAGGATCTTCCAGGGCCCCTGTGAGGTCAGCGAGGTCACCCTTGGCCTGGGGGTCATCTGACTCAAGACCTGCCAGGGTTCTCCTGGGACCTGGTGTGTCTGTGGGGACAGGACTGCATGCCCTCCCCTGCACCCCGTGGTTCCCCCAAATTGGGTGACTGACCCCCGTTTCCAAGAGCCTGAACACCTATTAAGGGAAgtgcagagagagagaagtgggaCTCGCTTCTCTGCACCAACCTCACATTAGCCGTCAGCCGTCAGCTCCCAGACCAGGCCCTGCCACGGGGAACACCCCCACCCAGGCCAAGGCCAAGGCTACTGGGGGCTGCTTCATCTACTCTGAGGTGCGACGAACAGGAGCCGAGCGTGCAGATGACCCCCACCCCCGGGCCACCCTCTTTGAGCCCAGGGTCTCCTCTGTGAGGTGCTGGGACAGGAGAGATGACCACAGAGGGTCCACAACCCTATAAAGCACCATGGGGTCCCGTGGAGGCTCCAAACACTGAGACGTCGCCGTAAATAAAAGCAGTCCTAAACATGCAGcctcccgccaatgcaggagacataagagacttgggttcaatccctgggtcgggaagatcccctgtaggaggccatggcaacccactccagcatttttgcctgggaaatcccatggacagaggagcctggcaggctatagtccacgaccTGGCAAACACTCAGCAGGATCAAGGAGTCCAGCGAACGGAGCCCTGGCTTTTCTCATGATGACAACACACGAGACCTATTTTGAAACATCACATTCTTGCCAAAACTGTTTTGGTGCCCCAGGCACGTGCTGTGTGCCCAGTGGTGACAATCGGGCTCATTTCTGCAGCTCTTCTTGGGACCGGGACCAGGACTCCCTCATGGGTCAGCTCCCTGCATCCTCAAAACCCCCTAATGAGGCAGAGCCCATGGTCCCTGCCttgcaggtggggaaactgaggcctgagagGTGGGAGCTTGCGGAAAGGTGCAcagaggggaggaggcagagatgCCACAGAAACAAACGCCAGCGGCTCCCAGAGTGCCCTCACAGGGTTGGCTGCCTGGGGAGGTTGGGGACGGAGGTGGGTATTTCCGCGGGTCTGCACAGACATCGCTGAAATTGTGAATTACACAGTGAAACCTGTGAAATTCCAGGTTTCATTGGCAGAAAGGCAGAACAGAAACGCTACAAATTCCGGGTCAAGAGAATTGCAAGGGCAAACAGGACCTCATGGAACAGTTTACAGAACGAAGGGTGTGGCTGGAAGTTGAATGGGAAGGTTGGGGTGTGGAGGAACTACCCTGGagatccaggggttaagaatccctCTTGCAGtgatgcttgcaatgcaggggacccaggttcgatctctggtcattgaggaactaagatcccacctgcagcaggcaactaagcccacaatgaagatcttgtgtgctgcaaccaagacccaacacagccaaataaaacatttttttagaaaaggGCGGGGGACACCAAGCCACCCTCCGGAGGGGATTGTACAACACAGCCTGGTCTGATCCTCTTGCTCAAAACACTCCCTGGTTTCCTGTTGCCTCTTGGATAAGGCCAAAGTCATCGCCATGGCCCCCAGTCCCTGCCCACTTCCCCAGCCTCCCCCAACACCTCTCCAGCTTGCCCGCCGCTCTCTCTGACCTTCTTCAGCCCCCAGAGGAGTGAGCTCTTATCCCAGGGCCTTGGCACATGCTGTACCCACTACTGAACTGCCATCGGACACCGAGTTTCAGCTCTTCAAGTGGCCTTCCTCTACCCCAGGCTAGTTtacacccccgcccccgccccagagTACCACATACCCCTCTCTGTAGCATTCTTCAGAACCACAAACTTTTAAAACTGTGGGGTTGTGTCCCCAGCCAGACTGTAAATTCCAACAGGGTgtgaaatggtggtggtggttcccCATCGCCTGTCTCCAAAGCATAGCAGAGGCCTTGGAAGgtagaggtgaaagtgaaagtgttactcgctctgtcgtgtccaactctgcaatgccatggactgtggcccaccaggctcctctgtccatggggattctccaggcaagagtactggagtggggtgccatttccttctccaggggatcttcccaacccagggatcgaacccaggtcttcctcattggcaggtagattcttcaccatctaagccCCAGCGAAGCCCTGGAATGCAGTAGGCGCTCAATAAATCCTTGATGACTGGATGGATGCATGAGCATGCAGCTGCGGCTATGGGGCCCAGGCGTGTCCCCAGCCGCCATGCAGAGCCCCCTGCAGCCGGGCCTCTACAAGTGCAGGCCCGCTTCACCGCCGGGCGGGACGGGGCCTCTTTGAGCCTTTCTAGTGCCCTCATCCGAGGAACGTCAGAATCGCGTTGCTCCTGATACACCAAGGCGTGTGATCCCTCCTTTTCAGGAAGCCTCGATGGTTAAAGTGAAGGACGAAGCAGACAGAATAGGCTCCATCTCGAAAGCAGGACTCCAGCTTGGGCCCGACTGTGGACTTTGacctatatgcccagtatctatggaaacgacataccaactggaaaaccaggcccgcccccccgcccccccatggaagaaccccagggctctacctagactctccatcgcctaaaagaataccctcattatctgtgtaaccaaatagaatcataacttttattatgcttattggggtatgaccacaggcctattgataattgtccactgttaactactaACGCACATGAATCGTGGGTTAACTTTGATCATATCTCTCTTTCaccttgtccagactagtttcaaagaatttggggaggtgggtttgggcacgtacacagggtatataaggttttcacaaaaactggtcggggtccttggctaagagcaGACTCTGcctgggcccgccggtgtaataaaccgCGCTCCACCATCTGCACTGTCCTTCTGATTGAGCTTGTTTCCCGGAACACGTGGCTATAACAAAAGACGCtgactttttcttttatgatgatttttcaaaagcaaattcaacatctattcttTCAGCTGCTGCAGATTTCAACACTTCCCtgcaaaaacaaactgaaaaggaaaaaggcaAGGCATTTCTCCCACTTCCTTTCAAGAACGCATTTCAGGACAAATTCTACGTAAGCCTCATAGAAAGGCGCCAGCCTTCGTTGGAGGGGACAAGCCTACCGTCTCTCGTTCAACCTCTAGGTAATAAAGAACCTGCTGCATGTGTGGGACACCAGGCCAGGTGCAAGGGATAAATCGCCAAGAAAGACAAGGCTTACTCACAGGTGAGTGAAATTACCACGAAGCCTGGAGGGACCTGGAAGACTCATTTGCCAGGCTTCCCGTTTCTTGCCGCAGGAGTGAACGCTGACCCAGCCTGATCTTCATGGTACCCCAGGGTCTAGCAATGAACCTGCATTCTGTCTGCCCCCGCTCCCTGTCGGAGTCCTTCCCAGGACTGATGGCGAGACCCAGGAGACACACCTCCCTGGCGTAGCTGGAGTTTCTGAACCGGGATGTCACAGGTGAGAGTGGGGTCCTGCCGCGCGGGTGAGAATGTGGCTGGTGCAGCCAGAGAGGCCGAGGGATTTTCCTGAGCCCTGGTCCCTGCACGAAGTCAGGTTCCAGCTACACAGGATGTGCCAAGAGGCCAGTTCTGCTAGCTGAGCTGATTTCCCGGCACTTCCGGGGAGTCCTCAGTCCTCAGGGCGGAGGGCGTGGAGGGAGGAAGTGGGATGGCTGAGCCTGCTCTGGGTGCCAGCTGCAGCCCAAGGTCACCAGCTTTGCTTGACAACTCGAAGGAGATGGGGGAACAAGCTGGGGGCCCAGTGTCTACAAAGTGGTAAAGACTTGAGGCAGGATTCGCTTTGCAGAGGTGCCGATTGCGGGCCCTGGAGAAAATGCCCTGGGGTGGGCACTGGGAAGACTTGctgtcttcctcctcctgtcCTTGGGGACGCGCTAAGGCATCTCTGAGCGTTCATTTTGATATGGAAACAGAAACACCCTCCAGGTCCGAGGGGAGAAAAGACTTGCTCTGTCCAAGGGCCGACTGGCTCGTGGCCATTCAGCTGGGTGACAGAATGTGTCCATTTGGGACCATCCACAGCCAAGCGCGTGAGGAAGAGGAGAGTAGTCACTGAACACAACTGCTGTGCACCCCACGGTCAAGAAGGAGGGGTTAAACAGGCCAAAGGCGGGGACAGCCCGAATGCCCATCAGCGAGCAATGGACGAGAAAAGCGCTTATGTCATACACACTGCCCGGTATGAAATAGGTAACTGGTGAGAGCTTGTTGCATAGCACAGGGGGCTCCACTCCGTGCTCTGTGGTGACGTAAACaggaaaaagtgttagtcactcagtcatgtctgactctttgcgaccccatggactgtagcccgccaggctcctctgtccatgggattctccagtcaaggatactggagtgggttgcgtttgcttctccaggggatcttcccaacccagagaccgaACCCCGgttctcctgcgttgcaggcagactctttaccgtttgagccacaggggaaggccAGCCTTAATGGGAAAGAAGTCCAAAAGAGGggggatataggtatacatacagctgattcactttgccgtaaAGCAGAacctaactcaacattgtaaagaaactatactccggtaaaatctttaaaaagtggttATGTCCAAAAAACGCAATTATGTCCAAAAAACATGATTCTGTCCAAAAAACGTGATTCTGTCCATGcattggaatattattcagccattgaaaagaatggaGTGCTGACACAGGCGTTCACCTGGATGTGCCTCAAAAGCATCACACTGAGTGAAAAGGCTAGACGTCAGAAGTcacatatgagatgagtgcatttgtgggaaatgtccagaatagggaaATCCATAAAGACACTTcagtgattgccaggggctgcgggaggagaatgggaagTGACAGCCGAGGGGTACGGGGTTCCCTCTTGGGGTGATGAaagtgttctggaattagatgaGGTGACGGTTGCTCAACACTGTGAACACGCTAAATGGCCGGGAGGTAGCTCTTCACTTTTAAATGGTCAACTTGATATTGTGTGAATTCCGcctcaattagaaaaaaaaaaaattaagcagagttaaaaaaaaaaacaccactccAGGAAAACAGAGAGTCTGGGAGGCAGGAAGTGggctccaaagaggcaggagaGAGTCAGGGGGTCTCCACAGCCCCTCCTGTGCGAGTGCCGGAGCAGGGCCTGCACACCGGGCTCGCGTCTGTCAGCTTAGGAAAGGTGCGCATGGGAACCTCcgtggtggtccagcggttaacaCTCCACACTTCCAGCGCAGGGGGCGCTGGTTCGATCCGcaattggggaactaagattccacatgccacgcagtcaaaaaaaagagaaagaaagaaaaggaacaccTAAATATACGAGGCCAGGGTATGCCAGGAGGAGACCCAGGCAGGGAGACCAGCGGCCGGCCCGGGGCAGCCACGCTGCCGAGGACAACCCTGGGCTGACTCGGGGCAGTGGGGCTGGGGCCCTGTAGAGAGCTCGGGCTGAGGGCCGCACACACTCGGGCCAGGAAGCAGAGCCAGGCTCCCTTGGGGCTGCaggcagaagaggagggaaggagatgtgggcagAGGGGGACGAGGGGGTCGAGGAGGCTGAGGGCGGAGGCAGGAGGTGgccaggcagagggcagggctgAGGAGGGCAGCACAGCCCACGGCTCCCAGGGGACTGCAGGGGGCTGGGCCTTCCGCctcagggagaggcagaggggcCCAGAGGGATGTGAGTCCATGGAAGGAGAGTGGACACGAGGGTACACAGGGGCAgatgtgtgcacgcacacatggACACAGGAAAACGGTCCTAGCCACAGGTAAAAACAGACATGCAGAAACACGTGCCGCAAACGCTCACACACGCCCACAACTGAGCAGCTGCACACACCAGCCACGCATACACGGGACACGTGCCGAGACAGAGCCAGGCACACGGCTGAGGGTTACGAGTGGCTGGGTGCACCTACAGCCGCGGACACCCAGACCTCTGACGCGGGAGCGCAAGTACACAGACACACGGACACTCAGAAGCAtgtgcagacagacagacacacggaCACACTCTCTAGCCAAAACAGACTTGCTCGCTTGTTTTGCACAAACAAGGCCTGCACACCACAAGTGCACACACCatcaccccccgccccgccgTGCAGCACCATCACCGACCCCTCCCCTTGGGGAAGGGAGCTCTGGGCATCCCCCTTTGAGACGCCCCTGGATTCAGGAACCCCAGCACCAGGGCCCGCCTGGGAAAGGGAGACACAAACCGCAGCCGTTGCCCAACACCCAGCCCGAGGTCAGGGAGGAGCCAGGGCCCGGCCGCGCGTGCCTGCCCACGCACTGGCGGCAGACGCCCAGCCAGCGACGCAGACAGCCGGGATTGCGACGGAGCTTGCAAAATCACCCGGGTCCCTCAGGGGTCAGCCACACtgtccctgccccccgccccccaccccgccgagGACCTCCCCAGGCCCCATGGGCACTACTGACCTTCTTGTTAAATTCTGGTTCTGCCATGCCCAGCTGTGAGACCttggctaagttgcttcactgcTCTGCGCTTCATTTCCCCGGTAAAGGGGACCAGTGGGAGCGCGTGCTGAACACGTGAATTAATGCAGCATGCCACGCCCCTCCCCCACGCGCAGCTGGGACCGCGGCCTGCCTGGGCCTCCGGCTGGCCTGCTGCAGACTGGGTGCCGTTCCTCCTGCCTCCTGCTTGGACCCGTCCCACCCAGTGGGACCAGTAGACCATGCTGGGGGAGTAGGTCTGTCCTCCCCTCTATGTAGGAAAAGAAACCCTCTTTGTGGCAGTTTTGCAAGCACAGGACTGCACGGCCCAGCCTGGCCGAGGCGTGGGTGAGGACCTTAAACCTTGAATTTCTGTTCAAATGCTTGGAGGAGGGCTGACGAGGTCACTTATATACAACCGTGGAGACCAGAAAGCGTGGAAATGTGCCTCGGGTTCTTCCCCCCTGAGGTGTGCTCATCTCCTGTCCCCACCACCCAGAGCCCCCCTCCAACCCCGGCCCAGGCtcacacccccctcccccacaacccCGGAGATGAGGGACGAGGGGCTGAGGGGCCACAGGTGGGGCCCGCCCTCCCCCCCGGGGCACAGGCTGATCTTTGAAGACAAGCGTCGGGCTCTGAGGTCTGGGGCCTCAACCTTGCTCTCAGGAGTGGCCACTCCGAGGCTCCGGGTGTGCCAGTGAGGGCCCCCAGCCTCAGTTATGAATTACCCAAGCCCAGGCCTGGGCTGACCAAACCGAGTTCCTTAGCCCTGGAACTCTCTGGGTCCTGGGAAGCTAAGAAGGTCAGTCCATGAGCCACCCCGCCGCCCACCACCGGCCTGAGACACCGGCCTGGACCCCTCCGTCTGACGGCACGCATAGCATCAGCTCTGCGAGAGGGCCAGAGTCACATTCCCGTCTCCTAGCTGCAGGCGCTACCCAAGCCCTGTGGGtcccagtctccccatctgtaacCTGCCGGAGCCAGCCCAGTGACCCCCAAGGACTCTTAATGCCCTGAGAGCTAACgacccccctccacacacacgcacgtgtgcaggagacacaggctggcGTGCTGGCCTCAAGGCCTGGGCCTGAATCAGGCCGGCCCAGCGGGGCACCTGTGGCTCCTGCCTAGGCCAGTTCTGAGGACAGGCCCCAGAACTAACCGATGTGTTAAAATCCAGCTTGGAGGACCGGGAGAGGCCTGACCCACTTGGAAAGCTGGGGTGGCAGGAACACCCAAATAAGGCAATGACTCACAAACAGAGATAGAAAGACCCCCCCCCCAGAGCTGGACAGGTGACCAGGAACCCTCCAGATGCAGGTCAGGCAGCCCCGGGAATTCTGGTTCTAAAGCCCCCATCTCAGCCTGGGATATCCCTCCAGCCAAGGCCCAGGGTGGGCCCTCCAGGGAGAGAAGCaagattccccccaccccaaagacAATCCACAGACAAATGCCCTCTCCCCAGGGCCCAAGGGGTATTGGATCCTGAGCGGGCTGCCTCCCGGGTCTCCAGgcactggggaaactgaggccagggggaggggggaagggctGGCCTGGGCCCCCGACCGCCACTCACCGGGCTGGGCCGTGCTCCCTGCTCCTCTGATCTGCAGCCCCCAGGTTCCCAGGGGCAGGGCGGGCGCGCTGCCAGAGGCCTGGCCCCGCTCTGGCTTTTCTGGGGAGCCACCACGACCTCTGAGTACCCCGAAGTCAcacccttcttccctttctgtgtGCGGGCGGGTCTGGGCTGAGGGCACCCGATAACCTCCCCCGCGCATCTGTAGGGCCCCATCAGGTCACAGCGGAATCCCAGCCCACGGAACGGGGAGGTGGCCCCACAGCGACAGGAAACCCAGGCCCAGGTTTGTGGAGCTTCTGGGCACAGAGGCTCCTGGGGGCCTCCAGTCCCCCGTCTGGTCTGTGTGGCTGAGCCAAGCCCAAGCCCAGCATGGACTCTCAGCTGCCCACTCTGGCCGGCCCCTCCCAGCACTGCTCCAGGAAAGCCCTGGGGGCAAGGACTGAGTGATCACTCCCACCAGGGATGGCCAGGACTCAGGTGTGATCCAAGAGAAAGCCGACAGCAGGCCAGCCACAGCCAAGGTGGCGGTGGGGTCGGGGGGGATGCGGGACCCCCACCCCAGACAGGAGGGTCTGGGAACCTCTGCTCTGCTCCGAACCTCCTGGGTTGTTCAGACCCAGAAAGGAATGAAGAGAGAGGCTGAACCTCAGAGCTGGGCAGCCCCGGCAGGGAATCACATGGCCCTGGCTTGGGTCACTCCCCCTGCCGGCGCTCCAGTCACTTTGTCCTGAGATGGGGGCGCTGGCTCTCGAGGTGAGCACAGAGGGAGGCTGAGGTGAGCCCGGCCCAGAGCCGGCTGcacaggatggggtgggagaggagggtaCAGTCCAGGACCTCAGGCGGCAGCCCCGTGGCTGAGGCTCGGACGACCCCAAGGACCACAGCCCGGTCTGCTCGGTATAAGCTCTTTATTAACAAGTTGatttaaaaaggagagagagagaggtgtaaAAATACTTTTCTTGGAGGCCCCAGGAAGGGAAGGCACGGTCAGAACTCCTTTGCTGGGTCAGGCAACCCAGCCGGGGGCGGCGTGGAGATGGGGGAGGCTCAGGCCTCAGGCAGGGAATGTGCAAACCCTGAGGCCCCGCAGGGAGGGttgagggcttcctggaagaagccCAGAGCACCACGTCCCCTGCGTTGGGCAGACACGCGGCGGCCACGTTGAGAGCCGGTGTCTGCTTACAGCTTACATACACAGAGCGGAAGGAGGGGGCCCCCCGGCAGGAACGTCCCAGAGCTGGAGCACACAGCTTTGAGAAGTCTCTGGAAGCCAGAGGGCCAGGGGAGACCCCGGAGGCTGCTGTGGCCTGCCCCTGGAGCCTCAAGAGCCCAGGCCGTCCTGCCGGCGCTGGAGGACCTCGATGACGCTGCCGATGCCGTCCTCGGGCACCTGCGGGCCGGCGGGCACAGGGAGGCGTCAGGGtcgccctgccccctccccctgcccccaggtcCCCCTCCCCAGCCAGGGGGCTCACCAAGGCATGGTCGAAGTTGAAGGTGCTGATGTAGTAGGCAGAGATGTCGGCTGCAGCCAGGGGGCCCGCGATCTGGGCCACGATCCCACACTCGTCTGAGGGTCGAGGAGGGGCTGTGTGGGTCACCGCAGTctaccccccaccacccccccaggCCCCAGCCCTTCCGCAGCCCCCGACACAAGGCACGGCCCCTCACCGAAGCCCAGGGGCTGTCCGCCAATGCGCACCATCCTCCACAGCTCGCCCGAGGAGCTGGTCAGCAGCAGGTCACTGGGGAACCTAGGGCAGCAGGAGGGTGGTGGGCGGGGGTACCGCGATCCACCCTTGCCCGCTGTGAGCCCGGGAGGAGGTCAGCCTGCTGACCTCAGCGTTGGACGCTCTAGCTGCCCCCTCCCTGGGGCTGGCCGAGGGCCTGTGTGCCACCTGGGGTCAGGGGTCACTTACTTTTTCTGCGTCTCAGCATCCATGACAATGGAGATGTAGCCCTCGATGAGGGAGAAGGCAAAGAAGGCGATGGAGCTGGATCCTGGACCGCCAGAGGCTGCCTCCCTGGGGGGACTGGGGAGGATGGGAGGCTCAGGTGATCTGCCCGCTCCACCTCCCAGTCAGGCTCCACGCCTGCAAAGGGGCTGGCACAGGGGTCCCTGGGCAGACCCTCCTGGCCCCCTGTCCTCCCCTCTCATCTGAGGGCCCTGACCTGCTGGTATGGCTGGGGACGGGAGAGGATGATGAACCCTGAATGTGACAAAGAGGATTTTACCCCAGGTCCAGAGGGCCTGACCAGGGCATAGCTCAGGTGGCTCTGCCCACACCTGAGGAGGGGGCCCCAGCTGTGGCTTTGGGGCCTTGCCTGGACCTCAGTGCAGGGCACAGGGGTGTCACAGACAGCCAGGAACCCCAGCCATGGAACAGGACACAGAACTGCAGATcccaggggtgggaggaaggtgaTGGGAAGGAGCCCAGGAACAAGGTGTGTAGACCGATGCCAATGGGCCCACCTATGCGAGTAGAAGAGGACATCGATGAGGGTGGTGGCGATGGCTGGCAGTGTCTCGGGGTCCAGCGTGAGGACGCAGAATCGGTTCTGTGGGCTCTGGATGGGGTGCACCGTGGGGCTGGGCCCTGCTGGGGAGGGACcagatggtggtggaggtgaaaGGCCGACTGTGGACGGGGGCGCCCCCTGGTGGCCAGCCAGAGAGAGACGGCCTGGGCTGGGAGTAGGGTCAGGCAGCACCTGCAGGAAGCTGCCTGGGTTCTCCCGGCGCCCTCTGGTGAGGAGGCGGGGGTCCGTGTCAGCTGGTCTCCCCAAACCCACAGCCCCACCTGCACAAGGCAAGGGCCCCCGGTAGGAAGAGGAGCCCCCGCCGAGGCCCGGGTGTCAGAGAGCGACCCTCACCATGCTGGGCACGGGGAAAGCCGTTGCTGGAATCGTCCCTGGCAACAGGCACAGGCTCCCCGCCCACCTCTCGGTAAATGTCGAACTCCCGGGCCAGCGTGTGGATCACCACGGACAGGTCCTGCTCCCGCACCTGGGCCAGGAGAGGCACAACGCATGGGTCCCCAAGCACCCATGGGGCCCGCCCTGCCCCGcacccctcctccccc contains:
- the CASTOR1 gene encoding cytosolic arginine sensor for mTORC1 subunit 1 isoform X1 encodes the protein MELHILEHRVRVLSLARPGLWLYTHPLIKLLFLPRRSRCKFFSLTETPEDYTLMVDEEGFKELPPSEFLQVAEATWLVLNVSSPSGAAVQAAGVTKIARSVIAPLAEHHVSVLMLSTYQTDFILVREQDLSVVIHTLAREFDIYREVGGEPVPVARDDSSNGFPRAQHAGPSPTVHPIQSPQNRFCVLTLDPETLPAIATTLIDVLFYSHSPPREAASGGPGSSSIAFFAFSLIEGYISIVMDAETQKKFPSDLLLTSSSGELWRMVRIGGQPLGFDECGIVAQIAGPLAAADISAYYISTFNFDHALVPEDGIGSVIEVLQRRQDGLGS
- the CASTOR1 gene encoding cytosolic arginine sensor for mTORC1 subunit 1 → MELHILEHRVRVLSLARPGLWLYTHPLIKLLFLPRRSRCKFFSLTETPEDYTLMVDEEGFKELPPSEFLQVAEATWLVLNVSSPSGAAVQAAGVTKIARSVIAPLAEHHVSVLMLSTYQTDFILVREQDLSVVIHTLAREFDIYREVGGEPVPVARDDSSNGFPRAQHGPSPTVHPIQSPQNRFCVLTLDPETLPAIATTLIDVLFYSHSPPREAASGGPGSSSIAFFAFSLIEGYISIVMDAETQKKFPSDLLLTSSSGELWRMVRIGGQPLGFDECGIVAQIAGPLAAADISAYYISTFNFDHALVPEDGIGSVIEVLQRRQDGLGS